A stretch of DNA from Phalacrocorax carbo chromosome 16, bPhaCar2.1, whole genome shotgun sequence:
gaagatgtccctgcgCATTgcgggggttggactggatgggctctaaaggtcccttcgAGCCCAAACCGATCTATGATTCTAATGCAATTCTGAACTGAAGCGGAAACGCCAGCCTTCCCTCTTTGGGCAGGCAATATTTACCTGCTGAAGTGGCAGATCATGTAATAGTTCACCTCAGACTCGGGTCTGCAGCTGGAGCCATGGGAGGTTCTCCCTTGAGCTCACTGGCTGTGTACTCACGTTCTCTATTTGAAACCTGGAGTATGCTCTTTAGAGAATTAGATTACCCTGGTGTCTGCATGCTTTTATAGCATTTGAAGCAAATAGCAAATGTTTTCATCAGTATTTCAATACCGGTTCCAGCAGAAACAGGCTATCTGCCTCTTTAATTCCCCTCAAATGTTTCCTGAATGCCTAAGCACGGCAACCTGAAAGTCTCTAGAAGCGCTGTGAATACGTGTAACCCTCCTTAGTCTATTTTTTCACTGTCCAAGACGACAGAAGCTCTAAGACAAAGCAAGAAGAGACTTTTACTGTTACCTTGCATATTAAGCGGAAAAGCTCCCGTGAAGAAAACCGGCTGAAACGCTGGCACAGGCCCCGCGCAGGAGCCGTTCTCCTGCTGAGGTACGGACTGGTGTGATCCAGCTGGCGAAGGGGGACTTCTGCTCCAAGGCACGGCTCCCTGGTACACGGGGCCTTTCTGAAGGACGGGGTTTGGATGTGGCGGTGCGGCACACCCTCTGGGCAGTGACGGCACGCCTCCGCTCCCAGCCGCCTGGGGAGCAGCAGTCCCGTGCTGCAGCGGTGCACGTGTGCGAGTCTCCACATCGGGTAAGGAAGACGAGTCGGTATCTTGCGATTCTACGTGTGAGATGCTCCCGTTCACGGAGGGATCTGGAATACTGCTACTCATGGTGTTATAAACGTAAGGGAAAGGGGGGTTAGCCAGGTAATTAGGGATGATTGGCAGATCTGAATCTTTCTTTAAGTCTGGGAGTTCATCATCTTccactgtaaaacaaacaaaacaacattcTCCGAGACTgatttgaggagaaaaaagcatTGCTATTGCACTGCGGGGTAGCTtccaccccccccttttttttttttttaatggggagGGAGTGGAGTGTTAAAAGCATCACAGCATAAAAGATGAATCAAAAAGCACAACGCCTTTTTTTCTACAGTAGCCAGAACCGTGCTCAGGTGTTGCAAATCAGCAAACACAAAAGCAGAGTCTGATCCCAGTAATTCTGGGGGTGCTATTTCCTTCTAAACACCGACtgcttttggtttgctttgggtTGGTGTAATCCGAAGGCAGCACGTTGTAACGTGCTCTCTGGTGGTATAATGCTATCGTCTTCATAATGTATAAGGCAATGAAAAACAAAGGGTGAGACGTTGTTCGATATTAAGGCAGGGGATAAAGGGAGAAGAACATGCAGTACTGGGAGAGCTGAAACATTACCAATTCAACAGCTGGGAGACAATGACGAAAACAAAAACAGGCAAGGGAACAcaaaggggaggaaagaggtTGTTAATCGACCACATTTCACATTACTTATCGCCTCTAGCAGCAAAGCCTACCCCGCTCCAACAGTTACAAAACACGGTAAAAGTGCTCTACCGCTGCCCTTTGACGAGCTGGGCTGGTAACTTTCGATTTATTCAACAGCAGCTAAGCTCCACAGAACGTCAGGAGAATTAGGTGCTGCTTGTACAAGAGCTTCACACACATTTGAGAGCTTTTCTCCTGTTGCTCTTTAGAAAATAGGAAGCTGCACCTACCTGCCACTGGTTTATCACGGCATttctcaaaatgcatttttctaatttttcagtatttagaAAAAAGTTTGGCCAGCTGAGTACAGCATTTGTTGGTAATCCTCTTTCCTTAAACTTCGGTTTCTCACCAAGTAACCACTCCAGAAATCAAGTCTCGCAGTTATTCCTAAAACCCAAACGCAGTATCTTCACATGCAAAATTGGAACATACGTGCTTTAAACAGCCTTTTACTACAGTCTTTGACGCTCGTATCGCATAGCCTATAGATTTACCTCCCAACATCTTCCTTATCTCCCTCTTTGACGTTAACTGGGCCGGCCTTTCTCCCTTCTTGGTGAGGATCTCCGTGTCGGCGCCGGCGTGCAGCAGGTAAGCCACCACTGGAGCATGGTTCCGTTTACATGCCCAGTGCAAACAAGTCCTGCACAGGGAAAACGTTAACACTGTTTGAAATCCTGAATTCCGGCAGATTAATTTCCACTCGCTCTTGCCGCCTATGAGAAGAACAAGACCTAATGCACGTCTAACataaaaaaggttttaattGCAGTCTTCCTTGGCAATTTACACCGGGTTCGGAGCCTGCAGTGACACCTGCCGATGCAGTTTTCCCTTGCTCTAATGCTCCTGATACCAAGTTACCATAGCGCTATTTTTAAAGTTCAAGATCTCTTCAATTTGTCATTTATTAGGCTACtagcttttctggaaaaataaatattaaaagaagcCTCGTGTATGCTATCTTGGTCTTTGAAAGAGAAAGTTGTACTTAAAATACTTGAGTGTATGTAAGTGTGCTCATAGGATGCtatttttactgtttaattAATGCTGTCAGCACAATGACTTGCACTTTTTGGAAAGTAAATGATGTTTAAAATATCGTAAGCGCAGTTCTTTGCCCAGCTGCTATCTGCTGCACCAGCAATTCCCAAGCTTTCATCTGCAGACAACAAGTTTTCCGCGACCTGTAACTGATGCACAGAACTAATTGCttttctagggtttttttaaactattattttCAGTTGCTGACTTAGAGAgacataggaaaaaaacatcctaAAAGCTACTGAGCTTATTTAGTGCTTAGTATTAGGGAATTAGTCGACCCCCACATTATAACTTGCCTTGCCTTTCTTCCCTAttctggggagagagagagaacatcTAGTGATGCTTGacctttccccagctttttatcttttaattcaCTAGCTCCAGCTGAAGGAAGCTGTTTGGAAAAATGAACACACTTAACCCTTCTCCAGAttgttgcttgcttttttttttttttaaagaattaaataaacTAAAGCAGGGAAAATAACAAACTTAGGGAAAAAGTTTCAGCTGAAAGTTTAGCTCCAAAAAGCTTTttctacccttctttttttgaGACACACAGTCATTGGACTGCAAAATTTTATCCTAAACAAAATTCTGCTCTTTTAAGTTTGCTTGCATAGAAGGATGtaagggagaagagagagggaTACAAACCAGATAAAACCAAGACGACAAGGTGACTTGCAAAAACTTGTTCACCGTTACATGTTTTGACTTAATAGACCTGTCTTACCGAAACAAAAGGCTCAGTTCtactctttcttcttcctaatGTATTTGGATGGCAGAAAGCATGAGGTAATGAGACTAGTCGCTGCAGCAAGAGGTTATGTAGAATTAGATCGAACTGAAGAGACATGAGGTTAGTGTACGTATGCgtattgtttttcttcatagaCTGTCCTAGGCGGGGCAGCACAATCCGTGTTTCAGAGGCGATACTGCTAGCGCTATTGTAAAATCCTGTGTTTTGTCTGCAAGGTTGGGCTGTGCGTTCCAGCTAAAAAGTGCCATTTTTAAATGGGGTAAAAGAACCTTGTCAGCAGAAAGTATTGCTGaatttttaacaccaaagaccCCACCGAATCGGAGACCACCTCCGTGAAGCTCAGACcatgtttgtttactttttccGTGCAGCGTTTTCTGGACTGTTCATAAATATCTCCTTGTGAAAGGAGTGTGAGTAGCCTGCGTGAATTCAGGAGGAGTGAACTGCCAAGTCATGAACTAGTTTGGACCGAAGTGGTGGGGAAAAAGCGCAGGCGGAAGGGCTGGGTTTGCTTTGAGTGCGAAATCTGCGGGTTGAGTTTGTAGAGGAGGTAGGTAAGCCTCAAAAGCGTTGGCCTCGTTTTGGGATCCGTCCTGACCATTTCATGTGGCCTCACGCGGAGAGGTACCATCAAAATGTAAGTGCTCGGCACCTCTTGGCACTGGATGTACTGAGAAGCTCACTggagaaatttaatttctacAAGCAAATTTAAATAACAGTGAAGATCCATGTATTGCCGTAGTTAAAAATGACCaggttgttattttttaaaa
This window harbors:
- the LOC104047928 gene encoding ankyrin repeat domain-containing protein 40: MRARPGLEAGGGRGEMAGPAAERERQERLREAAALGDAEEVRRLVELGVSLNSQNEVNGWTCLHWACKRNHAPVVAYLLHAGADTEILTKKGERPAQLTSKREIRKMLGVEDDELPDLKKDSDLPIIPNYLANPPFPYVYNTMSSSIPDPSVNGSISHVESQDTDSSSLPDVETRTRAPLQHGTAAPQAAGSGGVPSLPRGCAAPPHPNPVLQKGPVYQGAVPWSRSPPSPAGSHQSVPQQENGSCAGPVPAFQPVFFTGAFPLNMQELVLKVRIQNPNLRENDFIEIELDRQELTYKELLQVSCRELGVNPEHVQKIRKLPNTMLRKDKDVARLQDFQELELVLTVSDKNLLFRVPTLSERSGYNKKASELTY